The Cyanobacterium sp. T60_A2020_053 genome contains a region encoding:
- a CDS encoding bifunctional pantoate--beta-alanine ligase/(d)CMP kinase, with product MLIIKTIKELKSALTKVSNQNKIGFVPTMGALHLGHESLIKRAKLSTDFVVVSIFVNPLQFGRNEDLEQYPRTLEKDQIICQNLGVNLLFIPSEIEMDTLKKDPTFVVPPQEMMSVMCGKYRPNHFQGVATIIVKLFNLIQPQFAFFGQKDAQQVAIIRRIVEDLFIPVKIISCPIIREKSGLALSSRNQYLSPQEKQISTQIYSSLIKVKESFLQGERNSALLLNLIRQELDKAPFLQLQYLSLVDEKTLQPLTKIIDSGLIAIAVYCGTTRLIDNLILTVKKPTIAIDGPAGAGKSTISRRLAQQLDLLYLDTGAMYRAITWLVMANNIPVDDENSIKDLIAEANIELLPNDDLTQPVTVKVNGKNVTTAIRTPVVTAQVSHVASQKAVREKLVKLQKNYGNEGGIIAEGRDIGTNVFPEADLKVFLTASVHARARRRALDLENQGQTNIDLAQLEKDIAHRDFLDSTRERAPLQQASDAIPINTDDLSIAEVTEKIAQLIRGC from the coding sequence ATGTTAATTATTAAAACTATTAAAGAATTAAAATCAGCATTAACAAAAGTATCTAATCAAAACAAAATTGGTTTTGTGCCGACGATGGGCGCTTTACATTTAGGGCATGAAAGTTTAATCAAAAGAGCGAAATTATCAACTGATTTTGTGGTAGTAAGTATTTTTGTTAATCCTTTACAATTTGGCAGAAATGAAGATTTAGAGCAATATCCACGCACTTTAGAAAAGGATCAAATAATTTGTCAAAATTTAGGAGTTAATTTATTATTTATTCCTTCAGAAATAGAAATGGATACTTTGAAAAAAGACCCTACTTTTGTAGTGCCACCCCAAGAAATGATGTCGGTAATGTGTGGTAAATATCGCCCCAATCATTTTCAAGGAGTAGCAACTATTATAGTTAAGTTATTTAATTTAATTCAACCTCAATTCGCTTTTTTTGGTCAAAAAGATGCCCAACAAGTGGCAATTATTCGCCGTATAGTTGAGGATTTATTTATCCCTGTAAAAATTATTAGTTGTCCTATTATCAGGGAAAAATCAGGATTAGCATTAAGCTCTCGTAATCAATATTTATCACCCCAAGAAAAACAAATTTCTACACAAATTTATAGTAGTTTAATTAAGGTAAAAGAAAGTTTTTTACAAGGAGAAAGAAACAGCGCCCTCCTCCTCAATCTTATCCGTCAGGAATTAGATAAAGCGCCCTTCTTACAATTACAGTATCTCAGTTTAGTTGATGAAAAAACGTTACAACCATTGACGAAAATTATCGACTCAGGTTTAATAGCTATAGCGGTTTATTGTGGTACAACCCGTCTAATTGATAATCTTATTTTAACTGTGAAAAAACCAACTATTGCCATTGATGGCCCTGCGGGCGCTGGAAAGTCCACCATTAGCCGACGACTTGCCCAACAACTGGACTTATTATACCTCGATACGGGGGCGATGTATCGCGCCATTACTTGGCTGGTGATGGCTAATAACATCCCTGTGGATGATGAAAATAGCATCAAGGATTTAATTGCTGAGGCTAACATTGAATTATTGCCCAATGATGACTTAACACAACCTGTCACCGTAAAAGTCAATGGAAAAAATGTGACTACCGCTATTCGCACTCCGGTAGTCACCGCCCAAGTTTCTCATGTTGCTTCGCAAAAAGCTGTACGAGAAAAATTGGTTAAGTTACAAAAAAACTACGGTAATGAAGGAGGTATCATCGCCGAAGGTCGTGACATAGGTACAAATGTATTTCCTGAAGCTGATTTAAAGGTATTTTTAACTGCTTCTGTTCATGCTAGGGCGCGGCGGAGGGCGCTGGATTTAGAAAATCAAGGGCAAACTAATATTGATTTAGCACAATTAGAAAAAGACATCGCCCACAGGGATTTTTTAGATAGTACCCGTGAAAGGGCGCCCCTCCAACAAGCCTCAGATGCTATCCCGATCAACACAGATGATTTGAGTATTGCGGAAGTAACTGAAAAAATCGCTCAATTAATTAGGGGTTGCTGA
- a CDS encoding insulinase family protein: MNQLKKYRHWLIVIVVTIIISISNRGFVLAQPVSHYTDLQYPPLPEIQLPEYERYTLSNGMVVYLMEDHQLPLVTGRALIRTSSTVEPDNLRGLANITGNLMRTGGTKNYTKSEIDGILELKSASVESAIGLNSGSVSFDSLSFDLPIVFDLFTEVLRYPVFNEDFLDFEKSQVKGAISRRNDNPGNIASREFRQLVYGENSPYARNVEYATVDNISRDDVINFYGRDVRPSNIILGIVGDFQPQQIKQLIESKFADWQVNSTPALTSVATPTQATDGGIYLVDQPQSTQSNILLGHLGGKLSDANYPTLTVINGILNGFGGRLHNEVRSKQGLAYSVYGVWSANYDYPGIFIAGGQTKTESSGDFIKAINTEIERLRTEKITPADLDYAQNSILNSFVFQFQTLSQTLSRLLTYEYYDYPQDFIFDYQKQVKTTTIENVYQVAQRYLMPEKMVTLIVGNAEVVKPSLESFNQEINLIDVSIPNNG, translated from the coding sequence GTTTTGTTCTTGCACAACCCGTTAGCCATTATACTGATTTACAATATCCCCCCCTGCCCGAAATTCAACTACCTGAATATGAGCGTTACACTCTCTCTAACGGTATGGTAGTGTATTTAATGGAAGATCATCAATTACCTTTGGTGACAGGAAGGGCGCTGATACGTACAAGTAGTACAGTCGAACCAGATAATTTACGAGGTTTGGCAAATATTACGGGTAATTTGATGCGCACTGGTGGCACAAAAAACTACACTAAATCAGAAATTGATGGTATTTTAGAGCTTAAATCAGCTTCCGTTGAGTCTGCCATTGGTCTTAATTCTGGTAGTGTTAGTTTTGATAGTCTTAGTTTTGATCTCCCTATTGTATTTGATTTGTTTACGGAAGTGTTACGCTACCCTGTTTTTAATGAGGATTTCCTTGACTTTGAAAAATCTCAGGTGAAGGGCGCTATTTCTCGCCGTAATGATAACCCCGGTAATATTGCCAGTCGAGAATTTCGTCAGTTAGTTTATGGGGAAAATAGTCCTTATGCTCGTAATGTGGAATATGCTACGGTAGATAATATTAGTCGTGATGATGTAATTAATTTTTATGGGCGGGATGTGCGCCCTTCAAACATCATATTAGGTATCGTGGGGGATTTTCAACCCCAACAGATAAAACAATTAATCGAGAGTAAATTCGCTGATTGGCAAGTTAATTCTACCCCGGCACTAACTTCCGTAGCTACTCCCACCCAAGCTACTGACGGGGGAATTTATTTAGTTGATCAACCCCAGTCAACTCAAAGTAATATTTTATTGGGGCATCTTGGCGGTAAGTTAAGTGATGCTAATTATCCTACTTTAACTGTTATTAATGGTATTTTAAATGGTTTTGGCGGTAGATTACACAATGAAGTGCGCTCGAAACAAGGTTTAGCTTATTCTGTATATGGTGTGTGGAGTGCTAATTATGATTATCCGGGAATATTTATTGCTGGAGGGCAAACTAAAACGGAAAGTAGTGGCGATTTTATCAAAGCAATTAATACGGAAATTGAGCGTTTACGCACTGAAAAAATTACTCCTGCTGATTTAGATTATGCTCAAAATTCTATTCTTAATTCTTTTGTTTTTCAGTTTCAAACTTTGTCGCAAACTCTTTCTCGTTTGTTGACTTATGAATATTATGATTATCCTCAAGATTTTATTTTCGATTATCAAAAACAAGTTAAAACTACTACCATAGAAAATGTTTATCAGGTGGCACAACGTTATTTAATGCCTGAAAAAATGGTTACTTTAATTGTCGGTAATGCTGAAGTAGTTAAACCAAGTTTAGAGAGTTTTAATCAAGAAATTAATTTAATTGATGTGAGTATTCCTAACAATGGATAA